In one window of Amblyraja radiata isolate CabotCenter1 chromosome 29, sAmbRad1.1.pri, whole genome shotgun sequence DNA:
- the tmem79 gene encoding transmembrane protein 79 isoform X1: MTSPRQPASSHELKEFDSVKESITDIINQLQDIDPSRLSFSPFLDLDTQITLAPISDSPESSVEELHSLSDENIDHLTDPAPKGKRLQFNEAHQKLAKQQSAPSDGRLSLIKAELVRNHSFPYTEAKRKRVDNVSVDITRETSGLPGEKASLPSQAPTVPQQKVNAKVGAENADVPEKSHNFTSQASEDQPLLGSSADGETIDLISSDTERNPCGESSQKGPGAGGDGGRRCCSCCHCCSAPQVKAISSVFVALLFTPCILYGLYVFVPFEPPPCPDLTSRMTYTLRCNIIAITPVLLGVVVGSLSRLCSTAIDPLDTNVRAVLIHQRYVGNSIEQFIIYFMNMAVMATYLHQEHLKIIPILSGLFAVARLLYWITAALSSAYRGFGFGLTFFPTLAMLAYNCYCMYELGLDHYFIPAENGGPTRAPAPRLRWWGLGG, translated from the exons ATGACTTCCCCGAGACAACCGGCCAGTAGTCACGAGCTGAAGGAGTTTGACAGCGTAAAGGAGTCAATCACGGATATCATTAACCAACTGCAGGACATTGATCCCAGCCGCCTCTCCTTCTCTCCGTTCTTGGACCTGGACACCCAGATCACGCTGGCACCCATCTCCGACAGCCCAGAGTCATCCGTGGAAGAGCTGCACTCGTTATCTGATGAAAACATCGACCACCTAACGGACCCAGCTCCAAAGGGCAAGAGGCTTCAGTTCAATGAGGCCCACCAGAAGCTCGCGAAGCAGCAGAGTGCACCGAGCGATGGCCGCTTGAGTCTGATCAAGGCGGAGCTGGTGAGGAATCACAGCTTCCCCTACACTGAAGCGAAACGCAAGCGAGTGGACAATGTGTCGGTGGACATCACCAGGGAGACGTCGGGCTTGCCCGGTGAGAAAGCGTCACTGCCGAGCCAAGCCCCGACCGTTCCCCAGCAGAAGGTCAACGCCAAGGTCGGGGCAGAGAACGCTGACGTCCCGGAGAAGAGCCACAACTTCACCAGCCAGGCTTCGGAGGACCAGCCGCTGCTCGGCTCGTCGGCCGACGGCGAGACCATCGATCTGATTTCCAGCGACACCGAGCGCAACCCCTGTGGGGAGTCTTCGCAGAAGGGGCCGGGGGCCGGGGGAGACGGTGGCCGGAGATGCTGCTCCTGTTGCCACTGCTGCTCTGCACCGCAAGTTAAAGCCATCTCGTCCGTCTTTGTGGCTCTGCTCTTTACACCGTGTATCCTCTACGGCCTCTACGTGTTTGTGCCCTTTGAACCCCCGCCCTGTCCGGACCTCACCAGCAGAATGACCTATACCCTGCGATGCAACATCATTGCCATCACTCCAGTCTTACTCG GTGTTGTGGTCGGGTCCCTGTCCCGGCTATGCTCCACTGCAATCGATCCCTTGGACACTAACGTTCGTGCTGTTCTTATTCATCAGAGATACGTTGGCAACTCCATTGAACAGTTTATAATCTACTTTATGAACATGGCTGTGATGGCGACCTATCTACATCAGGAGCACCTGAAGATTATTCCCATCTTATCAGGGCTCTTTGCAGTGGCAAG GCTGCTGTACTGGATCACGGCTGCATTGAGCAGCGCCTACCGTGGATTTGGATTTGGGCTGACGTTTTTCCCAACCTTGGCGATGCTAGCCTACAATTGCTACTGCATGTATGAGCTAGGATTAGACCACTACTTCATCCCAGCTGAGAATGGAGGACCCACGCGAGCTCCCGCACCAAGACTGAGGTGGTGGGGCCTTGGGGGTTGA
- the tmem79 gene encoding transmembrane protein 79 isoform X2, which translates to MTSPRQPASSHELKEFDSVKESITDIINQLQDIDPSRLSFSPFLDLDTQITLAPISDSPESSVEELHSLSDENIDHLTDPAPKGKRLQFNEAHQKLAKQQSAPSDGRLSLIKAELVRNHSFPYTEAKRKRVDNVSVDITRETSGLPGEKASLPSQAPTVPQQKVNAKVGAENADVPEKSHNFTSQASEDQPLLGSSADGETIDLISSDTERNPCGESSQKGPGAGGDGGRRCCSCCHCCSAPQVKAISSVFVALLFTPCILYGLYVFVPFEPPPCPDLTSRMTYTLRCNIIAITPVLLEIRWQLH; encoded by the exons ATGACTTCCCCGAGACAACCGGCCAGTAGTCACGAGCTGAAGGAGTTTGACAGCGTAAAGGAGTCAATCACGGATATCATTAACCAACTGCAGGACATTGATCCCAGCCGCCTCTCCTTCTCTCCGTTCTTGGACCTGGACACCCAGATCACGCTGGCACCCATCTCCGACAGCCCAGAGTCATCCGTGGAAGAGCTGCACTCGTTATCTGATGAAAACATCGACCACCTAACGGACCCAGCTCCAAAGGGCAAGAGGCTTCAGTTCAATGAGGCCCACCAGAAGCTCGCGAAGCAGCAGAGTGCACCGAGCGATGGCCGCTTGAGTCTGATCAAGGCGGAGCTGGTGAGGAATCACAGCTTCCCCTACACTGAAGCGAAACGCAAGCGAGTGGACAATGTGTCGGTGGACATCACCAGGGAGACGTCGGGCTTGCCCGGTGAGAAAGCGTCACTGCCGAGCCAAGCCCCGACCGTTCCCCAGCAGAAGGTCAACGCCAAGGTCGGGGCAGAGAACGCTGACGTCCCGGAGAAGAGCCACAACTTCACCAGCCAGGCTTCGGAGGACCAGCCGCTGCTCGGCTCGTCGGCCGACGGCGAGACCATCGATCTGATTTCCAGCGACACCGAGCGCAACCCCTGTGGGGAGTCTTCGCAGAAGGGGCCGGGGGCCGGGGGAGACGGTGGCCGGAGATGCTGCTCCTGTTGCCACTGCTGCTCTGCACCGCAAGTTAAAGCCATCTCGTCCGTCTTTGTGGCTCTGCTCTTTACACCGTGTATCCTCTACGGCCTCTACGTGTTTGTGCCCTTTGAACCCCCGCCCTGTCCGGACCTCACCAGCAGAATGACCTATACCCTGCGATGCAACATCATTGCCATCACTCCAGTCTTACTCG AGATACGTTGGCAACTCCATTGA